A genomic stretch from Deltaproteobacteria bacterium GWC2_65_14 includes:
- a CDS encoding phenylacetate--CoA ligase: MAWSTVETVDRGEMGRIQLGRLQKTVRYVYDRNAVYRKTLDGMKVAPDDIRSLDDIRRIPFTVKQQIRDHYPFGFFTAPLEEIVEFHATSGTTGKPVVVGYTRNDIELWTEVMARACTGAGIGKTDIVQNIYGYGLFTGGLGTHYGAMRVGAAVLPMSGGNSQRQIMLMQDFGSTVVTSTPSFLMHLHEVGEQMGVDFRKLRLRTGLFGAEPWSESMRQAIQERFGITACDMYGLSEIIGPGVSFECHEVRNGLHINEDWFYPEIIDPDTGEVLPQGEQGELVLTTVGNEGQPLLRYRTRDITRLSGEPCACGRTLVKMERISGRTDDMLIIRGVNFFPSQIESIVIRHPGVSPHYMVVVDRKGSMDEVEVRLEVTEEFMGRAAADVILGKVQDVLKDVETARQTMETLKRDIKDMIGISVRVTLVPPGTVPRSEGK; the protein is encoded by the coding sequence ATGGCCTGGAGCACCGTGGAGACGGTCGACCGCGGCGAGATGGGGCGGATCCAGCTCGGGCGGCTGCAGAAAACGGTCCGGTACGTCTATGACCGGAACGCGGTGTACCGGAAGACGCTCGACGGGATGAAGGTGGCGCCGGACGACATCCGGTCTCTGGACGACATCCGGAGGATCCCCTTCACCGTCAAGCAGCAGATCCGGGACCATTATCCCTTCGGGTTCTTCACCGCCCCCCTGGAGGAGATCGTCGAGTTCCACGCCACCTCCGGCACCACCGGGAAGCCGGTCGTGGTCGGCTACACCCGGAACGACATCGAGCTCTGGACCGAGGTGATGGCCCGGGCCTGCACCGGCGCCGGCATCGGGAAAACGGACATCGTCCAGAACATCTACGGGTACGGCCTCTTCACCGGCGGCCTGGGGACCCACTACGGGGCGATGCGGGTCGGGGCCGCGGTGCTCCCGATGTCCGGGGGAAACAGCCAGCGGCAGATCATGCTGATGCAGGACTTCGGCAGCACCGTCGTCACCTCCACCCCCTCGTTCCTGATGCACCTGCACGAGGTGGGGGAGCAGATGGGGGTCGACTTCCGGAAGCTTCGGCTCCGGACCGGGCTGTTCGGGGCCGAGCCCTGGAGCGAGTCGATGCGGCAGGCGATCCAGGAGAGGTTCGGAATCACCGCCTGCGACATGTACGGCCTCTCCGAGATCATCGGCCCGGGGGTCTCCTTCGAGTGCCACGAGGTCCGCAACGGGCTCCACATCAACGAGGACTGGTTCTACCCCGAGATCATCGACCCCGACACCGGCGAGGTGCTTCCCCAGGGGGAGCAGGGGGAGCTGGTCCTCACCACCGTCGGGAACGAGGGGCAGCCGCTGCTGCGGTACCGCACCCGGGACATCACCCGGCTCTCCGGCGAGCCCTGCGCCTGCGGGCGGACCCTGGTCAAGATGGAGAGGATCAGCGGGCGCACCGACGACATGCTGATCATCCGGGGGGTGAACTTCTTCCCCTCGCAGATCGAGTCGATCGTGATCCGGCACCCCGGAGTGTCGCCCCATTACATGGTCGTGGTCGACCGCAAGGGGAGCATGGACGAGGTCGAGGTCCGGCTCGAGGTCACCGAGGAGTTCATGGGCAGGGCCGCCGCCGACGTCATCCTGGGGAAGGTGCAGGACGTCCTGAAGGACGTGGAGACGGCGCGGCAGACGATGGAAACGCTGAAACGGGACATCAAGGACATGATCGGCATCTCCGTCCGGGTGACCCTGGTCCCGCCGGGTACGGTCCCGCGCAGCGAGGGGAAG